CGCCCCAGACCCGGAGCAGGTTCATGTTCGCGTCGAGGGCGTCGTCGATGCGCCGGCCGTAGCGCTCGCGCGTCATCTCGGTCAGGAAGGCGTGGTCCGGGATCCAGTTGGCCCCGCGGATCATGACCAGCTCGCCGTTGACGCGCAGCTCGAACCGGTTGCCGTCCGCGTCGGGGGTCGTGTCGAGCGACACGGTGCGGAAGCCGACGCGCGTGCGGCGGACGTCCCCGTCGATGGCGACCTCCACGTCGTGGAGCGGCTGCTCGCCGTGGCCGACGGGCCACCAGAGCGCGACGTCCGGGACGGCGACGACGACGGATCCGGACCCGAGCACGTCCGCGGTCGCCGCGGCGAGCTCGCGCCCGTCGCGCGCGACGCGCACCGTGACGGGGACCGACGCGCGGGGGCCCGCCTGCTCGATCTCCACGGCCGCCGTGAGGATCCCGGCGCCGCCGGTCACGTCCACCAACGGGCGGACCGAGGCGATGCGCGCGCCGCTCCACGAGTGGATCCCGATGGAGCGCCAGATCCCGCTCGTCGCCACGTCGATGCCCCAGTCCCAGCCGAAGTTCGACGCGTTCTTGCGCAGCGCGTTGTAGGGGTGGTGGTTCACGTGCGGCAGCGCGCCGCCGTGCTCGGCGGACAGGCGCTCGGCGGCGTCGACGGGCGCGTCGAACGCGACCTCGATGCGGTTCTCCCCGGCGACGAGCAGGTGCCCGACGGGGAAGCGGTACGACCGGTGCTGGTTGCGGGTCTGGGCGACGACCGTCCCGTTCACGACGATCGTCGCGAGCGTGTCGAGCCCGTCGGCGACGAGGTCGTGGCGCTCGGAGCCGTCGTCCTGCCAGTCGAAGGTCCGCGCGTAGCGCCACACGGTGCTGCCGATCCACTGCTGGGCGGCCTCGGCGTCGCCGTCGAACGGGTCGGTGATGAGGCCCGCGGCCAGGAGGTCGGTGTGGGCGCAGCCCGGGACGGTCGCGGGCACGTCGCGGCCGAGGATCCCGTCGGGTGCGGCTCCGGAGACGGCCGTGAGGGTCCAGTCGCCGTCGAGGGTCAGGTGGGTCATGGGGATCCTTCCGGGTGGGCGCGGCACTGCGCTCCGCCGTCCGGATGTCCCGGCCGTCGTGTCCGCCAGTTTCGTTCCCGGCTTAAGTAATGTCAACCGGCGCCCTGCGGCGCGGTCGATCAGGGGCGCGCCGGCGGCACCAGGCCGAGCGTGCGCGGGGACAGCTCCTGCTGCAGCACGAGCGCCGCGCCCCCGACCGCCGCCGCGTCGGCCACGTGCGCCGACAGCTGCACCCGCACGGCATGCCGCCCGCGCGCGAAGAAGCCCTCGTCGAGGCGCCGCTCCACCACCTGGAGGTAGAGGCTGCCCGCCGTCTCGAACGACGGCCCGGCGAGCGACAGCGAGTCGAGGTCGAGCAGGTTCGCGAGCGCGATGGCGGCGTCGGCGAGGTGCTCGGCCGACTCCGTGATGAGCTCCACGGCCAGCGCGTCGCCCCGCACGGCGGCGGAGGCCACCGCGGCGAAGTCGGCGAAGGGATCCCCGTCGGCGCTCAGCGCGAAGCCCGCCTCGCGCCCGTCGGCCACGGCGCTCCGGGCGCGCGCGGCGACCGCGGCGGGTCGCGCGAGCTCCTCCGAGGAGGGGCCGCGAGGGGCGCCGCCGAGGTGCATGCGCATCTGCCCGAGCTCGCCGGCGTTCGAGCTGGACCCGCGGAAGACCGTGCCGCCGAGGACGATGCCCGCGCCCACGCCCGCGCCCATGTAGATCGTGGAGTGCGCGACCGCGTCGGCCACGTCGCCGCCCCAGAAGTCGCCGATCGCCGCGGCCGTGGCGTCGTTGTCGAGGAGCACGGGCAGCCCGGCGGCCTCGGCCAGCGCGCTCTGCACCGGGTAGCCGTGCCAGCCGGGGAGGGTCGGCGCCCCGAGGACGCTGCCCGCGACGAGGTCGAGCGGCCCGGGCGCGACGAGGCCGATGCCGGCCACGCGCGCGGGGTCGAGGCCGAGGGCGGGCAGGAGCGCGGCGATGCGGCGCCCGATGGCGGCGGTGACCTCGTCGGGCGGGGCGTCGCGGGCCCCCCGGGTGCGCATCCGGCCGACGATGTCCCCGTTGACGTCGGTGACCACGTACGTGATCGAGTCGGCGCCGAGCTGCACGCCGACGGCGAAGCGCGCCGTGGGGTTGATCTGCAGCATCACGCGCGGCTTGCCGCCCGTGTACTCCGTCTCGCCGGTCTCGGCGACGATGCCGTCCGCGAGCAGCACGCGGACGATCTTCGAGATGGTCGCCTGCGTGAGCCCGGTGAGGTCGGCGATCTGCACGCGGCTGATGGGACCGCGGCTGCGCACGAGGTCGAGCACGAGGCCCCTGCTGGTCGCCGTGGTCAGCGTCACCCGAGGATTGACCACACGACCCCGCTCTCGTCCTCGCCATACTAGGGCGGCCTCCGGACGCCGCCCGCGCGGGCGGCGGGAGGGGATGGGCGATACTGCACCCATGACCGTCACCGAGCCCGCCGCGCCCTCCGACCCGCGGGGCGCGGAGGCGCCCGCGGACTGCGCGTCCGTGGGCCTCGTCGTCGTCCGGCCGCCGGGCTCGTTCGGACTCGACCCGTTCTGGGGCGAGCTCCTCGGCGGGATGGAGGAGGCCCTCGACCGGGCCGACCGCACCGTGCTGCTGCAGATCGTCGCCGACCGCGACGAGGAGGCGGCCACCTACCGCCGCTGGGCCGCCGGCCGCACCATCGTGGGCGTGCTCGTCGGCGACATCGTGGCCGACGATCCCCGCGGCGCCCTCCTCGACGAGCTCGGGATGCCCGCCGTCATGCTGGGCGACGTCGACGACCCCGCCCACACGGTCGTGCAGGTGGACGACTTCGGCGCCATGCGGGCGGCCGTCGAGCACCTCGTCGACCTCGGTCACCGCCGCATCGCGCGGGTCGCCGGACGCCCGCAGCTGCTGCACTCGCAGGCGCGCAGCCGCGCCTTCGCCGCCACGACCGCGGCCGCGGGGATCACGGGCCGGAGCGTCGACGGCGACTACACGCCGGTGTCCGGCGCCGAGCTCACCCGCCTGCTGCTGGAGGCGGCGGAGCCGCCCACCGCGATCGTCTACGACAACGACGTGATGGCCGCCGCGGGCCTCGAGGTCGCCGTCGCGCGGGGTCTCGACGTGCCCGGCGACCTCTCGCTGCTCGCCTGGGACGACTCGGCGATCTGCCGCCTGGCGCACCCGCCGCTGTCCGCGATGCGCCGCGAGGTGCACGACCTCGGCCGGATCGCCGCCGCCGCCGTGCTCGACGCCGTCGCCGGACGCGGCCGCACCGTCGTGCACGTGTCGGACGCGACGCTCGTGGTGCGCGGCACCACCGCCCCGCCGCGGCCCCCCGCCGCCTGAGCGGCGAATCATACGCACCATCGGCTCGCCGCGAAAGGCCCCCGCCCTGTCCGTCAGGTGACGGACAGGGCGGTCCACCATGTGCACCATGGAGACCCCCCGCCCCGCGCGCGCCCGCTCGCGGGTGGCGACCGCCCCGCCATCCCCCGCCGCGGCATCCGCCGCCGCGGCCGTCGCGCCGCGCCCCGCCGAGGCGTCGGGCTCGCAGCCGTCCGGATCCGGGCCCTCCGCGTCGCGCAGGCGATCCCCCGCGTACCGCAGGAGGCAGCTGCGCGGCTGGGGGCTCTTCGCGCTGTTCGCCTCCCCGAACATCATCCTCATCGCGGTGTTCGCCTACTGGCCGGTCATCGGCAACGTGTACCTCAGCCTCACCAGGTGGGACTTCATCTCCCCCGCGCCCCTGTTCGTCGGGCTCGCGAACTACGCGCAGCTGTTCGCATCCGCCGCCTTCCTCGACGTGCTCCGGATCACGCTCGTGTGGGTCGTGGTCGTCGTGGGCGTGAGCCTCCTGGTCGGCATGGCCCTCGCGGCGCTGTTCTCCATGCGGCCGCCGGGGACCTCGGCGGTGACGGGCATCGTGTTCGCGCCCCACGTCCTCTCCGGGGCCGCGGTCGCCGCCGTGTGGCTGTTCATCTTCGACCAGAACTACGGCCTCGCCCGGGTCGCCTTCGACGCGGTGGGCGCCCGGTCGCCCGCCTGGACCACCTCCAGCGAGTGGGCGCTGCCCGCGCTGCTGATCGTGTCGATCTGGAAGGGCGTCGGCTTCGTCGCGATCGTCTACCTCGCCGCCATGCAGGGCATCCCCGCCGAGGTCCTCGAGGCCTCGCGGCTGGACGGCGCCGGGCGGTGGCAGACCTTCCGGCACGTCACGCTGCCGCTGCTGTCGCCCACGACGTTCTTCCTCACCGTCACGCAGATCATCAGCGCGTTCCAGGCGTTCGACCTCATCGCGATCATGACGGGCGGCGGTCCGGCCTCCGCCACCACCACGCTCAGCTGGTTCATCTACGAGCAGGCGTTCGAGCGGTCGAACGTCGGCTACTCGGCCGCGGCGTCGAGCGTGATGTTCGTGATCCTCATGGCCATCACGGTGCTCCAGTTCCGGTTCGTCGAGAAGAGGGTGCACTACTGATGTCGTCGACGCTCGCCGCCCCGCCCCCCGCCCCCGTGGCCGAGACCGAGACCGCGCCCTCGAGGAGGAGGCGCTCGGGCGCGCCCGGGCGCCGCGCCTGGTGGGGAGTCCCGCTCCTCGTGATCGTGGGGCTGGTGTTCCTCGTCCCGCTCTACGTCCTGGTGACCACGGCGTTCAAGCCGAACGCGGACATCTACACGTGGCCCATGCGGTTCCTGCCGAGCACGCTGACGTTCGACAACCTCGCACGGGCGTGGGAGATCGCGCCCTTCGACACGTTCATCCTGAACTCGGTCATCGTCACGCTCGCGGGCTCGGCGGGGAAGGTGCTCCTCGCCGTCCTCACCGCGTACGCGTTCGCGTTCCTGCCGTTCCCGGGCAAGGACGCGCTGTTCCTCGTGATGCTCGGCGCGCTCATGGTCCCCGGGCACGTCACCCTGCTCGTGAACTACATCACCATCGGGAACCTGGGCCTCATCAACTCCTACGCCGGCATCGTGCTCCCGGGGCTCGCCAGCGCGTTCGGCACGTTCCTGCTCCGGCAGCACTTCCTGGGGCTCGCGCCCGAGGTGCTGGAGGCGGCCGAGCTCGACGGCGCGGGGCACCTCCGGAAGCTCTTCTCGTTCGTGCTGCCGATGTCGCTCCCGGCCCTCGCGACCGTCGCCCTCATCGCCGTGATCGACGAGTGGAACGACTTCGTGTGGCCGCTCATCATCACCAACTCCGTGAACATGCGGACGCTCCCCGTCGGCCTCATGTACCTCAAGGCGAACGACGGCGTCACCGCCTGGGGCGTCCTGATGTCCGGGACCCTGCTCGTCATCCTGCCGATGCTCGTGGTCTTCCTCCTCGCGCAGCGCTACATCGTGTCCGGCCTCGCGGGAGCCGCGGCCCGGCGGTAGCCCGCCGGGACCCGCGATCCCATCCACCCCGAAGGAGAACCATGCAGTACAGCAACGAACCCCGCCCGCGGCGCTGGCCCTCGGTCACGCGCCGCCAGGTGCTCGCGGGCGGCGTCCTCGCCGCCACCATGCCGCTTCTCGCCAGCTGCTTCGGCAGCGGCGGCGGCGCGTCCGGCACCGTCTACGACCAGCCGAGCGGCGACACGCCCCCCGAGTTCGAGGGCCGGCAGCGCGTCGTGATGTGGAGCAACTTCGTCGAGAACAACGGCGAGGTGCTGCAGGCGAACATCGACGCCTTCAACGCCTCGCAGGAGGACATCTACTGCGAGGTGCAGACCTTCGAGGGCTACGACGTCGTCGAGTCGAAGATCGCCGCGAGCCTGCAGGCCCGGCAGGTGCCGGACCTCAGCGTCCTCAGCGACGTGGTCTGGAACCGCTTCTACCTCAACGAGATGCTCGAGCCGCTCACCTCCTACTTCGACACGAGCTTCACCACGGCGGCGTTCCACGAGCGCTTCATCGCGGAGGGCACGGTGCAGGACGAGGTGTGGTGGGTGCCGTTCGGCCGCTCGACGCCGCTCTTCTACTACAACCGGGACGTCTTCAGCGCCGTCGGCCTGCCCGACCGCACCCCCGAGACGTTCTCCGAATACCGCGACTGGGGCAAGGAGCTCCAGGGGTACAGCTCCGGCGGCACGCAGGTGCGGATGCGCGCGTACGACGGCAACGACGACTGGTACTTCCAGGGCTCCTCGTGGGCGTTCGGCGGCGGGTATTCCGACGGGCTCGACCCGCGGTTCACCTCGGACGGGACCGTCGCGGCGCTCGAGTACGACCGCGCCTTCATCCACGACGACGGGTCCGGGTACCTCGCGGCCGACCCGACGGGCGACTTCATCGCGGGCTCCGCGGCCACCGTCTTCAACTCCACCGGCGCCCTCACCGGCATCCAGGACGCGGCCGCCTTCGAGTACGGGTGCGGCTTCCTGCCGCGCGAGGTCGACACGGGCGTGCCGACGGGCGGCAGCGGGCTGTCGATCTTCCGGTACGCCTCCGACGAGCGCAAGAAGGCGGCGTGGGAGGTGCTCCGGTTCCTCTCGTCCGGGGACGCGGCGGTGGCGTGGACCCTCGGCACGGGCTACATGCCCACCGCGACGGATGCCATCGAGTCCCCGGAGGTGAAGGCGCGGGCGGCGGAGAACCCGAACTACCGCATCGCCATCGACCAGCTCGACATCGCCCGCTTCCCGGACACCGTGCGCCGGTACGTGCCCGAGACCGTGCCCGAGGCCAAGGCGGCGATCCAGAAGGTGTACGCCGACGGCGCCGATCCGGCGGCGACGCTGAAGACGGTGCAGGACGCCCTCCGAGCCCCGATCGACGAGGTGCGCGCGAAGTACGACCAGCTCGTCGGGTAGGCCGCGTCCGCGCCGGCGCCGGCGCCCCTCAGCGCGCGACGACGCGGAGCGCGGTCCCCGTGGCGCCCGGCACGGCGGCGATCCGGGGCGAGAGCGCGGAGGACCCGGGGCGCCGCGGCTGCGCGAGCTCGCTGCGGACCACCAGCATGGCGCCGCCCACGGCCGCCGAGTCGCGCGGATCCTCCGCCAGCACGGCGCGCGTGGGGCGCACCCGGCGCGTGAACACCGAGCGGGCGAGCTCCACCTGCACGGCCTCGCGGTACACCTCGCCCGCGATCACGAAGCTCGGCCCCGCGAGCACCACGCGGTCGAGGTCGAACAGGTTCGCGAGCGTGACGGCGGCGCGCCCCAGCCACTCGGCGGCGGTGCGCAGGAGGGCCATGGCCTCGTCGTCGCCGTCCACGGCGGCGCGGGCGATGCGGTCGAACTCGGCCTGCGTGGCGTCGAGCCCGCCGGTCAGCGCGAGGTCCGCGCGGAGGCGCGGCACGGCGATCGCGCCGCGGACCACCGCGGTGGGGCCGGCGAGCCCGTCCACGCATCCGCGGTTGCCGCATCCGCAGGGCTCGCCGCGCGGGTCGAGCGAGACGTGGCCGATCTCGAGCCCGTTGCCGGACGCCCCGCGGTAGGCCTCCGCGTCGACGACCACGCCGCCGCCGATGCCCCCGGCCATGAAGATCACGCCGTGGGTCCGCCGCATGCCGCCCTGGTCCGAGCGGCTCTCGCCGATGGCCGCGGCGTCGGCGTCGTTCTCGAGGAGCACGGGCATCCCGAGGAGGGACCGGAGGGTGGCGACCACGGGGAACCCGCGCCACTCGGGGCTCGGGTCGATCGTCTCGATCACGCCCCGCGCGCGGTCCTGCGGTCCGTGCGTCGCGAGCCCCAGGCCCAGCACGCGGGCGCGCGGGATCCCGGCCTCCTCGAGCAGCTCGTCCACGCGCTCCGCGATGCCCGCGAGGACCTCGGCCGGCGGACGCGTCGACGCGCCGGGGAGGTCGGATCGTGCGATGACGTCGCCCGCGAGGTCCACGACCACCACCGTGCACGTGCACCGGTCGAGCTGCACGCCCACGGTGGCCCGCGCAGCCGCGTCGATGCGCAGCAGGCGCCGAGGCGTGCCGCCGCGCGACTCGCCGCGGCCGACCTCGACCACCAGGCCGTCCCCGATGAGGTCGCGCACGACGTTGGTGATGGTCGCGCCGGTGAGCCCGGACGCCGCCGTGAGCTCCACCCGGCTCACCGTGCCCGCCGAGCGGATGCAGTCGAGCACCGTCGTGCGGCTCGTCAGCCGGGACGCGGCGTCAGCGGGGTCGGCCATGGGGTCCTCCGGGATCGTCACCCAGTCGTGATGCGGGGGTCCTCCCACAATACTTGACAGACTTAATTTACCGAGTGAGGATTACCGGCACCGCCCCTCGGGGCCCCCAACGCACGTCCCCGGTCAATGCCGACTGTCCGCCGCGAGGCGGGAAAGGAACGACGATGTCCCTCTTCACTCCCCTCGGATCCGCTCGCCGCAGGAGGAGGGTCGCCGCAGGCGTCGCCCTCGCCGCCGCGGCCGCGGTCGCCCTCTCCGGCTGCGGTGCGGGCTCCGGCTCGTCCGCCAAGGACACGCTCGTCGTCTACACCGGCCAGGCCGGCGACTACCAGCTGAACCTCAACCCCTACTCGCCGTCGTCCATCGGCGGCATCGGCTCGATCTACGAGTCGCTGTTCTTCATCACGAACGTCAACCAGGAGGAGCCGGTGCCGCTGCTCGGCACCGACTACGCCTGGAACGAGGACGGCACGCAGCTCGACGTCACCCTCCGGGAGGGCGTGAAGTGGTCCGACGGCGAGGACTTCACCGCGGACGACGTGGTCTTCACGCTGCAGATGGTCCGCGACACCCCGTCGATCAACTCCACCGGCTTCGACGGCGAGGTCAGCGCTACCGACGACACCCACGTGAGCATCACGTGGGACCACCCCGCGTTCGTCAGCCTCCCCAACGTCCTCAGCCGCATGCCGATCGTGCCGGAGCACCTCTGGAAGGACGTCGACCCCGCCACCGACGTGATGAAGGAGCCCGTGGGCACCGGCGCGTTCACGCTCGGCGACTTTAAGGCGCAGGCCTTCACCCTCGCCGCGAACCCCGACTACTGGGACGGCGAGCCCGCCGTGAAGCGGATCCGCTACCTCTCCCTCTCCGGCAACACCGCCGGCGCCGACGCCCTCGCGGCCGGCACCATCGACTGGCAGACCGGCCCGGTGCCGGACATCGCCAACGTCGAGGAGAACTACCCCGGCTACAAGGCGATCACCATCGGCCAGAACCAGATGGCGCTCATCACCTGCTCGAACGCCGACCTCGGCTGCGCCGGGCCCCAGACCGACCCGGCCGTGCGCCACGCCATCTACCAGGCGATGGACCGCGACCAGATGAATGCCCTCGCGTTCCAGGGCACGTCGAGCGAGGTCTCCCCCACCTTCGCCCTGCTGCCCGCGCAGGAGGACTCCATCTCCGCCGACGTCGAGGAGAAGGTCGCCCCGATGAAGCCCGACACCGCGGGCGCGCAGGCGACCCTCGAGGCCGCCGGCTGGGCCAAGGGCGCGGACGGCATCTACGCGAAGGACGGCGAGCGCCTCTCCCTCACGGTCGAGGTCGTCACCGGCTGGACCGACTACATCACCGCCATCGACACCATGGCGCAGCAGATGAAGGCGGCCGGCATCGAGCTCGACGCCGCGCAGTCGTCGTGGAACGAGTGGACGGACAAGCGCACGAAGGGCAACTACGAGCTGGTCATCGACTCGCTCGGCCAGGGCCCGTCGAGCGACCCGTACTACCTGTACAACAACTTCCTCAGCTCGGCGAACACCACCGAGGTCGGCACCCCGGCGTCCACGAACCTCTCCCGGTTCGCCGACCCCGAGGTCGACGCGGCGCTCGAGGTGCTCGCGTCCACGCCCACGGACGACACGGCCGCGCGCCAGGCGCAGTTCGACGTGATCCAGCGGAAGCTCGTCGACGTCATGCCGTACATCCCGATCATGACGGGCGGCACGACGAGCGAGTACAACGACGCCGGCTTCACGGGCTGGCCGACCATGGACGACCTGTACGCGTTCCCCGCCATCTGGGCCTCGCCGGACAACTCGCAGGTCTACAAGTCGCTGAAGCCGGCCGGGGAGTAGGCGTGTCCGAGGAGGAGCGCGCGGTGACCGCGGGCGCCGGGGAGGAGGACGGGCGATGAGCTACTTCGTCCGCAAGGCGGGGTTCTACGCGGTGGCCCTCTGGGCGGCCCTGACCCTCAACTTCCTGATCCCCCGGCTCCTGCCGGGCAACCCGGTCGACATCCTGCTGGCCAAGCTGCAGCAGCGCGGGGGCAGCGTCACCCCCGAGACCCGCCGGGCCTACGAGCTCCTCCTCGGGGGCGACACCTCGCAGCCGCTGATCGCGCAGTACGGGAGCTACCTCGTCAACGTGTTCCGCGGCGACCTCGGGGTGTCCGTCAGCTACTTCCCCGCCCCCGTGTCGGAGGTCATCGGCGGCTCGCTGCCGTGGACCATCGTGCTGGTCGGGCTCTCGACCGTCGTCGCGGCGGTCATCGGGGTGGCGCTCGGCGCCTTCGTCGGCTGGAAGCCGGGCACCTGGCTCGACTCCCTCGTGCCGGCGACCACGATGCTCGCCGCGGTGCCGTACTTCTGGCTCGCGCTGATCCTCGTGTACGTCTTCGCGACCACCATGCGGCTCTTCCCCTCGCAGGGCGGCTACGACGTGGTGCTCGACCCGGGCTGGAACGCGGAGTTCATCTCCTCGGCCGTCCAGTACGGGATCCTGCCCGCGGCGACCATCGTCATCGCGTCGCTCGGCGGCTGGCTGCTCGGGATGCGCAACATGATGGTGTCGACGCTGAGCGAGGACTACATCCTCACCGCGCAGGCCAAGGGGCTCACGCAGGGCCGGATCCTCCGGGCCTACGCCGCGCGCAACGCCGTGCTGCCGTCGGTCGCGGGCTTCGCCATCTCGCTCGGGTTCGTGGTCTCCGGCTCCATCGTCACGGAGCAGGTCTTCTCCTACCCGGGCATCGGATCGAAGCTCCTCAACGCGGTCACGAACAACGACTACGCGCTCATGCAGGGGATCTTCCTGTTCATCACCCTCGCCGTGCTCGGCGCGAACCTCGTGGTCGACCTCCTCTACGGGATCGTCGACCCGCGCACCCGGGCCCGGGCCTAGGCGCCACGGAAGGAACGGACATGACCGAAATCCAGCCCTCCACCCAGCCGGACGTCGCCCAGGCGACCGAGCGGCTCGCCGCGGAGGCCGCCGACCGGGGGAAGCCGCCGCGCTCCGCCTGGCGCCTGATGCTGCCGACGATGACCCCGTGGCTCGCCGCCGGGATCGCGCTCGTCGGCCTCATCTCCCTCTTCGGCCTCGTCGGGCCCGCGCTCCTGCAGGACCCGACCACCATCCGCGACTCGGGCCTCCAGCCGCCGAG
The nucleotide sequence above comes from Clavibacter sp. B3I6. Encoded proteins:
- a CDS encoding ROK family transcriptional regulator, producing MTLTTATSRGLVLDLVRSRGPISRVQIADLTGLTQATISKIVRVLLADGIVAETGETEYTGGKPRVMLQINPTARFAVGVQLGADSITYVVTDVNGDIVGRMRTRGARDAPPDEVTAAIGRRIAALLPALGLDPARVAGIGLVAPGPLDLVAGSVLGAPTLPGWHGYPVQSALAEAAGLPVLLDNDATAAAIGDFWGGDVADAVAHSTIYMGAGVGAGIVLGGTVFRGSSSNAGELGQMRMHLGGAPRGPSSEELARPAAVAARARSAVADGREAGFALSADGDPFADFAAVASAAVRGDALAVELITESAEHLADAAIALANLLDLDSLSLAGPSFETAGSLYLQVVERRLDEGFFARGRHAVRVQLSAHVADAAAVGGAALVLQQELSPRTLGLVPPARP
- a CDS encoding LacI family DNA-binding transcriptional regulator: MTVTEPAAPSDPRGAEAPADCASVGLVVVRPPGSFGLDPFWGELLGGMEEALDRADRTVLLQIVADRDEEAATYRRWAAGRTIVGVLVGDIVADDPRGALLDELGMPAVMLGDVDDPAHTVVQVDDFGAMRAAVEHLVDLGHRRIARVAGRPQLLHSQARSRAFAATTAAAGITGRSVDGDYTPVSGAELTRLLLEAAEPPTAIVYDNDVMAAAGLEVAVARGLDVPGDLSLLAWDDSAICRLAHPPLSAMRREVHDLGRIAAAAVLDAVAGRGRTVVHVSDATLVVRGTTAPPRPPAA
- a CDS encoding carbohydrate ABC transporter permease gives rise to the protein METPRPARARSRVATAPPSPAAASAAAAVAPRPAEASGSQPSGSGPSASRRRSPAYRRRQLRGWGLFALFASPNIILIAVFAYWPVIGNVYLSLTRWDFISPAPLFVGLANYAQLFASAAFLDVLRITLVWVVVVVGVSLLVGMALAALFSMRPPGTSAVTGIVFAPHVLSGAAVAAVWLFIFDQNYGLARVAFDAVGARSPAWTTSSEWALPALLIVSIWKGVGFVAIVYLAAMQGIPAEVLEASRLDGAGRWQTFRHVTLPLLSPTTFFLTVTQIISAFQAFDLIAIMTGGGPASATTTLSWFIYEQAFERSNVGYSAAASSVMFVILMAITVLQFRFVEKRVHY
- a CDS encoding carbohydrate ABC transporter permease: MSSTLAAPPPAPVAETETAPSRRRRSGAPGRRAWWGVPLLVIVGLVFLVPLYVLVTTAFKPNADIYTWPMRFLPSTLTFDNLARAWEIAPFDTFILNSVIVTLAGSAGKVLLAVLTAYAFAFLPFPGKDALFLVMLGALMVPGHVTLLVNYITIGNLGLINSYAGIVLPGLASAFGTFLLRQHFLGLAPEVLEAAELDGAGHLRKLFSFVLPMSLPALATVALIAVIDEWNDFVWPLIITNSVNMRTLPVGLMYLKANDGVTAWGVLMSGTLLVILPMLVVFLLAQRYIVSGLAGAAARR
- a CDS encoding ABC transporter substrate-binding protein, which codes for MQYSNEPRPRRWPSVTRRQVLAGGVLAATMPLLASCFGSGGGASGTVYDQPSGDTPPEFEGRQRVVMWSNFVENNGEVLQANIDAFNASQEDIYCEVQTFEGYDVVESKIAASLQARQVPDLSVLSDVVWNRFYLNEMLEPLTSYFDTSFTTAAFHERFIAEGTVQDEVWWVPFGRSTPLFYYNRDVFSAVGLPDRTPETFSEYRDWGKELQGYSSGGTQVRMRAYDGNDDWYFQGSSWAFGGGYSDGLDPRFTSDGTVAALEYDRAFIHDDGSGYLAADPTGDFIAGSAATVFNSTGALTGIQDAAAFEYGCGFLPREVDTGVPTGGSGLSIFRYASDERKKAAWEVLRFLSSGDAAVAWTLGTGYMPTATDAIESPEVKARAAENPNYRIAIDQLDIARFPDTVRRYVPETVPEAKAAIQKVYADGADPAATLKTVQDALRAPIDEVRAKYDQLVG
- a CDS encoding ROK family protein; protein product: MADPADAASRLTSRTTVLDCIRSAGTVSRVELTAASGLTGATITNVVRDLIGDGLVVEVGRGESRGGTPRRLLRIDAAARATVGVQLDRCTCTVVVVDLAGDVIARSDLPGASTRPPAEVLAGIAERVDELLEEAGIPRARVLGLGLATHGPQDRARGVIETIDPSPEWRGFPVVATLRSLLGMPVLLENDADAAAIGESRSDQGGMRRTHGVIFMAGGIGGGVVVDAEAYRGASGNGLEIGHVSLDPRGEPCGCGNRGCVDGLAGPTAVVRGAIAVPRLRADLALTGGLDATQAEFDRIARAAVDGDDEAMALLRTAAEWLGRAAVTLANLFDLDRVVLAGPSFVIAGEVYREAVQVELARSVFTRRVRPTRAVLAEDPRDSAAVGGAMLVVRSELAQPRRPGSSALSPRIAAVPGATGTALRVVAR
- a CDS encoding ABC transporter substrate-binding protein — translated: MSLFTPLGSARRRRRVAAGVALAAAAAVALSGCGAGSGSSAKDTLVVYTGQAGDYQLNLNPYSPSSIGGIGSIYESLFFITNVNQEEPVPLLGTDYAWNEDGTQLDVTLREGVKWSDGEDFTADDVVFTLQMVRDTPSINSTGFDGEVSATDDTHVSITWDHPAFVSLPNVLSRMPIVPEHLWKDVDPATDVMKEPVGTGAFTLGDFKAQAFTLAANPDYWDGEPAVKRIRYLSLSGNTAGADALAAGTIDWQTGPVPDIANVEENYPGYKAITIGQNQMALITCSNADLGCAGPQTDPAVRHAIYQAMDRDQMNALAFQGTSSEVSPTFALLPAQEDSISADVEEKVAPMKPDTAGAQATLEAAGWAKGADGIYAKDGERLSLTVEVVTGWTDYITAIDTMAQQMKAAGIELDAAQSSWNEWTDKRTKGNYELVIDSLGQGPSSDPYYLYNNFLSSANTTEVGTPASTNLSRFADPEVDAALEVLASTPTDDTAARQAQFDVIQRKLVDVMPYIPIMTGGTTSEYNDAGFTGWPTMDDLYAFPAIWASPDNSQVYKSLKPAGE
- a CDS encoding ABC transporter permease; the encoded protein is MSYFVRKAGFYAVALWAALTLNFLIPRLLPGNPVDILLAKLQQRGGSVTPETRRAYELLLGGDTSQPLIAQYGSYLVNVFRGDLGVSVSYFPAPVSEVIGGSLPWTIVLVGLSTVVAAVIGVALGAFVGWKPGTWLDSLVPATTMLAAVPYFWLALILVYVFATTMRLFPSQGGYDVVLDPGWNAEFISSAVQYGILPAATIVIASLGGWLLGMRNMMVSTLSEDYILTAQAKGLTQGRILRAYAARNAVLPSVAGFAISLGFVVSGSIVTEQVFSYPGIGSKLLNAVTNNDYALMQGIFLFITLAVLGANLVVDLLYGIVDPRTRARA